The following are encoded together in the Halomonas halophila genome:
- the rpiA gene encoding ribose-5-phosphate isomerase RpiA, translating into MTQDELKDAVAAAAIDEIRPLLGRDVVIGVGTGSTANRFIDQLAALSGDFRGAVASSEASAERLRGHGIDVFELNEVGTVPVYVDGADEVNAHLQMIKGGGAALTREKIVAACAQRFVCIADGSKKVKCLGDFPLPVEVIPMARSYVARELVKLGADPVYREGVVTDNGNQILDCYEFMIDDPVAMEAQLNAIVGVVTNGLFAARGADVLLLGTDQGVERLTSA; encoded by the coding sequence ATGACCCAGGACGAACTCAAGGACGCCGTGGCCGCTGCCGCCATCGACGAGATCCGCCCGCTGCTCGGGCGCGACGTGGTGATCGGCGTCGGCACCGGCTCCACCGCCAACCGCTTCATCGACCAGCTGGCCGCGCTGAGCGGCGACTTTCGCGGCGCCGTGGCCAGCTCGGAAGCCAGCGCCGAGCGCCTGCGCGGCCACGGCATCGACGTCTTCGAGCTCAACGAGGTCGGCACCGTGCCCGTCTATGTCGACGGCGCCGACGAAGTGAACGCTCACCTCCAGATGATCAAGGGCGGCGGTGCGGCCCTGACCCGAGAGAAGATCGTCGCCGCCTGCGCCCAGCGCTTCGTGTGCATCGCCGACGGCTCCAAGAAGGTGAAGTGCCTGGGTGACTTCCCGCTGCCGGTGGAGGTGATTCCCATGGCCCGCTCCTACGTGGCCCGGGAGCTGGTCAAGCTGGGCGCCGACCCGGTCTACCGCGAGGGCGTGGTCACCGACAACGGCAACCAGATCCTCGACTGCTATGAGTTCATGATCGACGATCCCGTGGCCATGGAAGCGCAGCTCAACGCCATCGTCGGGGTGGTCACCAACGGCCTGTTCGCCGCCCGCGGCGCCGACGTGCTGCTGCTGGGCACCGACCAGGGCGTCGAGCGTCTGACGTCGGCCTGA
- the ilvA gene encoding threonine ammonia-lyase, biosynthetic, with amino-acid sequence MAPRRAGRRAGANATNRGSLRAASRGPSRYYRNVRMLEDTVKKILQARVYEAARETPISSAPFLSRRFDNQILIKREDLQPVYSFKIRGAYNKMAQLSDEQKAKGVIAASAGNHAQGLAMAAKQMGVKAVIVMPRITPEIKVAAVRARGARVVLKGDAFGEAAAHAQELIEEHGYTYIPPFDDIDVIAGQGTVAVEILRQNPGRLDAIFVPVGGGGLIAGVAAYVKYLRPEIKVIGVESEDSASLKAALDSGERVVLDQVGVFAEGVAVAQVGEAPFAVMRDLVDDVITVNTDEMCAAVKDIFEDTRAVSETSGALSLAGLKKYIQQTGASGETLVCINSGANTNFDRLQHIAERTELGEQREAILAVTIPEKPGSFKKFCRTIGKRMVTEFSYRYADPEQAHIFVGVQVKPGGEDRQAVIDKLREADYPVEDLTDNELAKLHLRHLGGGRPQERFDEEVYRFEFPERPGALMNFLTHLPHDWNISLFHYRNHGAAYGRVLVGMQLPEDDRGHVEEHFDEIGYRYWKESDNPAYRLFMA; translated from the coding sequence ATGGCGCCTCGCCGTGCTGGACGCCGTGCCGGCGCGAATGCTACCAATAGAGGTTCCCTCCGCGCCGCGTCACGCGGCCCCTCGCGCTACTATCGGAATGTCAGGATGCTCGAAGATACCGTCAAGAAGATTCTCCAGGCCCGGGTCTATGAGGCCGCCCGGGAAACGCCGATCTCGTCGGCCCCCTTCCTGTCCCGCCGGTTCGACAACCAGATTCTGATCAAGCGCGAAGACCTCCAGCCGGTCTACTCCTTCAAGATTCGCGGCGCCTACAACAAGATGGCGCAGCTCAGCGACGAGCAGAAGGCCAAGGGCGTGATCGCTGCCTCGGCGGGCAACCATGCCCAGGGGCTGGCCATGGCCGCGAAGCAGATGGGGGTCAAGGCGGTGATCGTGATGCCGCGCATCACCCCGGAGATCAAGGTCGCCGCGGTGCGCGCCCGGGGCGCCCGGGTGGTGCTCAAGGGCGATGCCTTCGGTGAGGCCGCGGCCCACGCCCAGGAGCTGATCGAGGAGCACGGCTACACCTACATCCCGCCGTTCGACGATATCGACGTGATCGCCGGCCAGGGCACCGTGGCGGTGGAGATCCTGCGCCAGAACCCCGGTCGGCTGGACGCCATCTTCGTGCCGGTGGGCGGCGGTGGCCTGATCGCCGGCGTGGCCGCCTACGTGAAGTACCTGCGCCCGGAGATCAAGGTGATCGGCGTGGAGTCCGAGGACAGCGCCAGCCTCAAGGCGGCCCTGGACAGCGGCGAGCGCGTGGTGCTGGACCAGGTCGGCGTGTTCGCCGAGGGCGTGGCCGTGGCCCAGGTCGGCGAGGCACCCTTCGCGGTGATGCGCGACCTGGTGGATGACGTCATCACCGTCAACACCGACGAGATGTGCGCCGCGGTGAAGGACATCTTCGAGGACACCCGCGCGGTCTCCGAGACCTCCGGAGCCCTGTCGCTGGCCGGCCTCAAGAAGTACATCCAGCAGACCGGCGCCAGCGGCGAGACCTTGGTGTGCATCAATTCCGGCGCCAACACCAACTTCGACCGCCTGCAGCACATCGCCGAGCGCACCGAGCTGGGCGAGCAGCGCGAGGCGATCCTGGCGGTGACCATCCCCGAGAAGCCGGGCAGCTTCAAGAAGTTCTGCCGGACCATCGGCAAGCGCATGGTCACCGAGTTCAGCTATCGCTATGCCGATCCCGAGCAGGCGCACATCTTCGTCGGGGTGCAGGTCAAGCCGGGCGGCGAGGACCGTCAGGCGGTGATCGACAAGCTGCGCGAGGCCGACTATCCGGTGGAGGACCTCACCGACAACGAGCTGGCCAAGCTGCACTTGCGTCATCTGGGCGGCGGCCGTCCCCAGGAGCGCTTCGACGAGGAGGTCTATCGTTTCGAGTTCCCGGAGCGCCCCGGCGCGCTGATGAACTTCCTCACCCACCTGCCCCACGACTGGAACATCTCGCTGTTCCATTACCGCAACCACGGCGCCGCCTACGGCCGGGTGCTGGTCGGCATGCAGCTGCCGGAAGACGATCGTGGCCACGTCGAGGAGCACTTCGACGAGATCGGCTATCGCTACTGGAAGGAATCGGACAATCCCGCCTATCGGCTGTTCATGGCCTGA
- a CDS encoding 5-formyltetrahydrofolate cyclo-ligase: MTDLQDTAAHAVRDDERRALRRDLRRRRRQLSAQEQYQAARRLCHRLRHLPEVQRARRVALYLPNDGEIDPTRLMPWLNGRGARVYLPVLRPLSHNALWFVHYHAGTPMVTNRFGIPEPCTRHGAHRARRTPAWALDLILMPLVGFDDDGQRIGMGGGFYDRTLAFTRGRGPRPRLIGLAHDCQRVDRLPVAPWDVPLDAIVSDRRVVRP, translated from the coding sequence ATGACCGATCTGCAAGACACCGCCGCTCACGCCGTGAGAGACGACGAACGACGCGCCCTGCGTCGTGACCTTCGCCGTCGCCGCCGCCAGCTGAGCGCGCAAGAGCAATATCAGGCCGCCCGGCGACTGTGCCATCGCCTGCGGCATCTCCCCGAAGTCCAGCGCGCCCGGCGCGTGGCCCTCTACCTGCCCAACGACGGCGAGATCGATCCGACCCGACTGATGCCCTGGCTGAACGGCCGCGGTGCCCGCGTCTATCTGCCCGTGCTGCGTCCGCTTTCCCACAACGCCCTGTGGTTCGTGCACTACCACGCCGGCACGCCGATGGTGACCAATCGCTTCGGTATCCCGGAGCCCTGCACCCGCCACGGCGCCCATCGCGCCCGCCGCACGCCGGCCTGGGCCCTGGACCTGATCCTGATGCCGCTGGTGGGCTTCGACGACGACGGCCAGCGTATCGGCATGGGCGGCGGCTTCTACGACCGTACCCTGGCCTTCACCCGCGGCCGCGGGCCGCGGCCGCGCCTGATCGGCCTGGCCCACGACTGCCAGCGCGTCGACCGCCTGCCGGTGGCGCCCTGGGACGTGCCGCTGGACGCCATCGTCAGCGACCGGCGCGTGGTGCGCCCCTGA
- a CDS encoding cell division protein ZapA: MTDASRPTTEITLLERQYVIACPPEERDKLERTARYLDRAMQGIHAQGKVVDREKVAIMAALNITHELLETLEERRAGEKSLGELSARLEKALADAPSR, translated from the coding sequence ATGACCGACGCCTCGCGGCCCACCACCGAGATCACCCTGCTGGAGCGCCAGTACGTCATCGCCTGTCCGCCGGAAGAGCGCGACAAGCTGGAGCGTACCGCCCGCTACCTGGATCGTGCCATGCAGGGCATCCACGCCCAGGGCAAGGTGGTCGACCGGGAGAAGGTCGCCATCATGGCGGCCCTGAACATCACCCACGAGCTGCTCGAGACCCTCGAGGAGCGCCGCGCCGGCGAGAAGAGCCTCGGCGAGCTCAGCGCGCGCCTGGAGAAGGCGCTGGCCGACGCACCCTCGCGCTAG
- a CDS encoding UPF0149 family protein, whose product MSLINERQDFSDIADTFLLHGSMQSPAFLDGRLCASLALHDLSAEGWLEVVCQNLGVEQPRDEPSAERLLGWRRQTVEALSASEMNYEPLLPDELFSLAERAEGLKDWTLGFLEVIEDAGAAPRKQWSEALREAVDDLKGLTSIETDLDDDPENENDLFALTEHARMAAMMLYTEQHPGQPQVEKVDDPEAYTKH is encoded by the coding sequence ATGTCTCTGATCAACGAACGCCAGGATTTCTCCGACATCGCCGACACCTTCCTGTTGCACGGCAGCATGCAATCGCCGGCCTTCCTCGACGGCCGCCTGTGTGCCTCGCTGGCGCTGCACGACCTCAGCGCCGAAGGCTGGCTGGAAGTCGTGTGCCAGAACCTGGGCGTCGAGCAGCCTCGCGACGAGCCGTCCGCCGAGCGCCTGCTGGGATGGCGTCGCCAGACCGTCGAGGCGCTCTCGGCCAGCGAGATGAACTACGAGCCGCTGCTGCCCGATGAGCTGTTCTCCCTGGCCGAGCGCGCCGAAGGCCTCAAGGACTGGACCCTGGGCTTCCTCGAGGTGATCGAGGATGCCGGCGCCGCGCCGCGCAAGCAGTGGTCCGAGGCCCTGCGCGAGGCGGTCGACGACCTCAAGGGCCTGACCAGCATCGAGACCGACCTCGATGACGACCCGGAGAACGAGAACGACCTCTTCGCCCTCACCGAGCACGCCCGCATGGCCGCCATGATGCTCTACACCGAGCAGCATCCCGGTCAGCCGCAGGTCGAGAAGGTCGACGACCCCGAGGCCTACACCAAGCACTGA
- the pepP gene encoding Xaa-Pro aminopeptidase yields the protein MPPEILPRPAAIGAAEFRERRRRLMATLPDDAAVLLPGAALVTRSGDSEHAFRQNSDFHYLTGFPEPDALLLLLPGRDDGESVLFCQDRDPEMEAWTGRRLGAEGAERVHGLDQAFGNAERDEVLAELLDGRTALYLPLDDSEALHLAESIRAELQAGARRGARPPLAFADVSVRLHEQRLVKSPSELALMRHAGAVSAKAHCRAMRACAPGLTEYQLQAELEHEFRWQGGSGPAYASIVAGGGNARVLHYIENADVLHDGALVLIDAGAEFDLYAGDITRTFPVGGRFGEAQRALYEVVLGAQQRAIEAVRPGTTLVAIHRGVVRDLTAGLIELGLLEGELQDCIENEAWRRFYLHATSHWLGLDVHDVGQYRQDGEPRPLVPGMVLTIEPGLYVPEDDDIPAAYRGIGIRIEDDVAVTEAGHEVLTADVPKRVADIEALMVKE from the coding sequence ATGCCGCCCGAGATCCTGCCTCGCCCCGCCGCCATCGGCGCAGCCGAATTCCGCGAGCGCCGCCGCCGCCTGATGGCCACGCTGCCCGACGATGCCGCCGTGCTGCTGCCCGGCGCCGCGCTGGTCACCCGCTCCGGGGACAGCGAACATGCCTTTCGCCAGAACAGCGACTTTCACTATCTCACCGGCTTCCCCGAGCCCGACGCCCTGCTGCTGCTGCTCCCCGGCCGTGACGATGGCGAGAGCGTGCTGTTCTGCCAGGATCGCGACCCGGAGATGGAAGCCTGGACCGGGCGCCGGCTGGGGGCGGAAGGCGCCGAGCGCGTGCATGGCCTCGACCAGGCCTTCGGCAACGCCGAGCGCGACGAAGTCCTCGCCGAGCTGCTCGACGGCCGCACCGCCCTCTACCTGCCGCTGGACGACAGCGAGGCGCTGCACCTGGCCGAGTCGATCCGCGCCGAGCTGCAGGCCGGGGCCCGTCGCGGCGCGCGGCCACCGCTGGCCTTTGCCGACGTGTCCGTGCGCCTGCACGAGCAGCGGCTGGTCAAGAGCCCGTCGGAGCTGGCGCTGATGCGCCATGCCGGCGCGGTCAGCGCGAAGGCCCACTGCCGGGCGATGCGCGCCTGTGCCCCCGGGCTGACCGAGTACCAGCTGCAGGCCGAGCTCGAGCATGAGTTCCGGTGGCAGGGCGGTAGCGGCCCGGCCTACGCCAGCATCGTCGCTGGCGGCGGCAATGCCCGTGTGCTGCACTACATCGAGAACGCCGATGTGCTGCATGACGGTGCCCTGGTGCTGATCGACGCTGGCGCCGAGTTCGACCTCTATGCCGGTGACATCACCCGTACCTTCCCGGTCGGGGGCCGCTTCGGCGAGGCGCAGCGCGCCCTCTACGAGGTGGTGCTCGGCGCCCAGCAGCGCGCCATCGAGGCCGTGCGCCCCGGCACCACCCTGGTCGCCATCCATCGCGGTGTGGTGCGCGATCTCACCGCCGGGCTGATCGAACTCGGCCTGCTAGAGGGTGAGCTGCAGGACTGCATCGAGAACGAGGCCTGGCGGCGCTTCTATCTCCACGCCACCTCCCACTGGCTGGGCCTCGACGTCCACGATGTCGGCCAGTACCGCCAGGACGGCGAACCACGCCCGCTGGTGCCGGGCATGGTGCTGACCATCGAGCCCGGGCTCTACGTGCCCGAGGACGACGACATCCCCGCCGCCTATCGCGGCATCGGCATTCGCATCGAGGACGACGTGGCGGTGACCGAGGCGGGTCACGAGGTACTGACCGCCGACGTGCCCAAGCGGGTGGCCGATATCGAGGCGCTGATGGTCAAGGAATAA
- the ubiH gene encoding 2-octaprenyl-6-methoxyphenyl hydroxylase has translation MSDLGGGEAPRHVDIAIVGGGLVGASLGCALAPLIERLGLTVAVIEAAPMTAKLDAPWQPSFDARASAIAQGSVAHFRTLGLWDGLAEQASPIRRIHVSEQGRLGATRLNAEELGGEALGQVIPNAWLGRVLHRRLAELPLDWHCPARVEEIRPVAGGHRLTLSDGACLEAGLTVLADGGRSGLKERLGIESRERPYDQVALIAGVEVDRPHDGWAYERFTGDGPIALLPLKGQAMELVWTHEAGQETDRLALSDGDFLAQLQRAFGDRAGRFRRVGKRHAYPLSLVTARETTRPGLAVMGNAAHALHPVAGQGFNLALRGVMDLVAAIEAGAARGEPAGSASTLGDFETRRSGDRHDVIRFSDGLIRLFGLDSPLLSHARAAGLVGLNLLGPLRRTLARRAMGVER, from the coding sequence ATGAGCGATCTGGGCGGGGGCGAGGCCCCGCGGCACGTGGACATCGCCATCGTCGGCGGAGGACTGGTGGGCGCCAGCCTGGGCTGCGCCCTGGCACCGCTGATCGAGCGGCTGGGGCTGACGGTGGCGGTGATCGAGGCCGCGCCCATGACGGCGAAGCTCGACGCCCCCTGGCAGCCGAGCTTCGATGCCCGGGCCAGCGCCATCGCCCAGGGCTCGGTGGCACACTTCCGCACCTTGGGGCTGTGGGACGGCCTGGCCGAGCAGGCCTCGCCGATCCGCCGCATCCACGTCAGCGAGCAGGGCCGCCTGGGCGCGACCCGGCTGAATGCCGAGGAGCTCGGCGGCGAGGCCCTGGGCCAGGTGATTCCCAATGCCTGGCTGGGACGCGTGCTGCACCGCCGCCTGGCCGAGCTGCCGCTGGACTGGCACTGCCCGGCCCGGGTCGAGGAGATCCGGCCCGTGGCCGGGGGTCACCGGCTGACGCTCTCCGACGGTGCCTGCCTCGAGGCCGGTCTGACGGTGCTGGCCGACGGCGGCCGCTCGGGCCTCAAGGAGCGCCTCGGCATCGAGAGCCGCGAGCGGCCCTACGATCAGGTCGCGCTGATCGCCGGCGTCGAGGTCGACCGGCCCCACGACGGCTGGGCCTATGAGCGCTTCACCGGCGACGGCCCGATCGCCCTGCTGCCGCTCAAGGGCCAGGCCATGGAGCTGGTCTGGACCCATGAGGCAGGGCAGGAGACCGACCGCCTGGCGCTCTCCGACGGCGACTTCCTGGCCCAGCTGCAGCGCGCCTTCGGCGACCGCGCCGGGCGCTTCCGCCGGGTCGGCAAGCGCCACGCCTACCCGCTGTCGCTGGTCACGGCCCGGGAGACCACCCGGCCGGGACTGGCGGTGATGGGCAACGCGGCACACGCGCTGCATCCGGTGGCCGGTCAGGGCTTCAACCTGGCGCTGCGCGGGGTGATGGACCTGGTGGCCGCCATCGAGGCCGGCGCCGCGCGCGGCGAACCCGCCGGCAGCGCCTCCACCCTGGGCGACTTCGAGACCCGCCGCAGTGGCGACCGCCACGACGTGATCCGCTTCAGCGACGGCCTGATCCGGCTGTTCGGGCTCGACAGCCCCTTGCTCTCCCACGCCCGGGCCGCCGGCCTGGTGGGGCTCAACCTGTTGGGGCCGCTGCGTCGGACCCT